One genomic segment of Bacteroidales bacterium includes these proteins:
- a CDS encoding cytochrome c, whose product MDMFIKNKPAQYINRLPLLLLTVIILWSCDRSRTDKGREYFPDMAHSKAYKTYTVNPATPNGQTMQKPVEGTIPRDVVPYRYYEFDKNEERPGKELVNPHDINQKVLDEGKYLYGIFCQQCHGENGDGKGHLYTSGKYTVPPRSLIEQSVLDQNGGQIYHTISHGYGVMGQHASLIRPEDRWKIVAYVEKMIQKK is encoded by the coding sequence ATGGATATGTTTATAAAAAACAAACCTGCACAATACATAAACCGGCTGCCTTTGCTGCTGTTGACCGTTATCATCCTCTGGTCCTGCGACCGCTCCCGCACCGATAAAGGGCGTGAGTATTTCCCCGACATGGCGCACAGCAAAGCATACAAAACATACACAGTCAATCCGGCAACACCAAACGGCCAAACTATGCAGAAGCCTGTGGAAGGAACCATCCCCAGGGATGTTGTCCCTTACCGCTATTATGAATTCGATAAAAATGAAGAGCGTCCTGGAAAAGAATTGGTAAACCCACATGACATTAACCAAAAGGTACTGGATGAGGGTAAGTATTTGTATGGAATCTTTTGCCAGCAGTGTCATGGCGAAAACGGCGATGGTAAGGGGCATCTTTACACTTCAGGAAAATATACAGTTCCTCCCCGCTCGCTGATTGAGCAGAGTGTACTTGATCAGAACGGAGGACAGATCTATCATACGATTTCACATGGATACGGTGTTATGGGTCAACACGCTTCACTGATCCGCCCTGAAGATCGCTGGAAAATAGTTGCTTATGTCGAAAAAATGATTCAGAAAAAATAA
- a CDS encoding DsrE family protein, producing MISCNTADKEIKKEVEIIKTEVSEKDGMFLHVSSNDPHRVLMALRMAELMAEDHDVMIYFDIRGIEVVLKDAPDLTYAQFSNSHAQLIKLAEMGIPLQACPGCLEAAGKTADDLTNGVTVADKEKFFSFTKGRILTLDY from the coding sequence ATGATATCATGCAACACTGCCGATAAAGAGATTAAAAAGGAGGTTGAAATCATTAAAACTGAGGTTTCGGAAAAAGATGGTATGTTCCTTCATGTTTCAAGCAACGACCCTCACCGCGTGCTGATGGCCCTGCGGATGGCCGAATTGATGGCCGAAGACCATGATGTGATGATTTATTTTGACATCAGGGGAATTGAAGTCGTATTAAAAGATGCTCCTGACCTGACTTACGCTCAGTTTTCCAATTCACATGCTCAATTGATAAAACTTGCGGAAATGGGGATCCCACTGCAAGCCTGTCCCGGTTGCCTTGAAGCTGCCGGCAAAACCGCTGATGATCTTACCAACGGGGTAACTGTTGCTGACAAGGAAAAGTTCTTCAGTTTCACCAAAGGAAGAATCTTAACGCTTGACTATTAA
- a CDS encoding SCO family protein has translation MKITGCIAFLILFTGIFAQAPVGQYTPEEGEIGIFERLDTYLPEDITIIDHLGAPHNILDLIDKPTVIALVYYRCPGICSPFMNAMADVINSSNLEIGKDYQILNISFDAREGVDLAKSNRNNYHNLIKKDFDEEGWKFFVADSADIAKLTTAVGFKYKRTGLDFAHTSAMIFVSKSEKITRYLHGTYFLPIDLKMAVIETAEERSGPSMSRLLSYCYAYDTEGQRYVMNITKVAGTIILFFTALIFLFLIIKPRKKTQSN, from the coding sequence ATGAAAATCACCGGTTGCATAGCGTTTTTAATCCTATTCACAGGGATTTTTGCTCAAGCCCCTGTTGGACAGTACACTCCCGAAGAAGGCGAAATCGGCATCTTTGAACGGCTGGATACTTATCTTCCTGAGGATATTACGATTATTGACCATTTGGGAGCACCCCACAATATCCTTGATTTGATCGATAAGCCCACAGTAATCGCATTGGTTTATTACAGGTGTCCCGGAATTTGCAGTCCTTTTATGAATGCAATGGCCGACGTGATAAACAGCAGCAACTTGGAAATTGGTAAGGACTACCAAATTCTTAACATCAGTTTTGATGCCAGGGAAGGTGTTGACCTGGCCAAATCAAACAGGAATAATTATCACAACCTGATCAAAAAAGACTTCGATGAAGAGGGTTGGAAGTTTTTTGTTGCCGACAGTGCTGACATTGCAAAACTGACAACAGCCGTGGGTTTCAAATACAAGCGCACCGGTCTGGATTTTGCACATACATCAGCCATGATCTTTGTCAGCAAAAGCGAAAAAATTACACGCTACCTGCATGGAACTTACTTTTTACCCATAGACTTGAAAATGGCAGTCATTGAAACCGCAGAAGAACGTTCAGGCCCTTCGATGAGTCGTTTGCTTTCCTATTGCTACGCCTACGACACTGAAGGACAACGTTATGTGATGAATATTACCAAAGTTGCAGGTACCATCATCCTTTTTTTTACGGCACTCATTTTCTTGTTTCTCATTATTAAACCCAGAAAAAAGACACAATCGAATTAA
- a CDS encoding DUF3341 domain-containing protein, with protein MKTKSIIGVFEDEANVVKALKVFKEQHIEVNDIFGPCADHDILKNLTKKSRIPHASFFYGVMAVILTFSFLYYTSVIDYPLRYGGKPLFSFPPMVVLMYLMTILTTATLTVFTLLGVIKYFPGKSAKIIDPRVLDDHFVILIEKPADPEKIKSVLKSAGAKEIREE; from the coding sequence ATGAAAACAAAAAGTATTATCGGAGTTTTTGAAGACGAAGCCAATGTGGTAAAGGCGCTGAAAGTTTTTAAAGAGCAACACATTGAAGTAAATGATATCTTCGGGCCCTGTGCCGATCACGACATTTTAAAAAATCTTACAAAGAAAAGCCGGATTCCTCATGCATCATTTTTTTACGGAGTAATGGCGGTAATCCTCACTTTTTCATTTCTTTATTATACCTCTGTGATTGATTATCCACTCCGGTATGGCGGCAAACCTCTATTCAGTTTCCCGCCAATGGTAGTGCTGATGTACCTCATGACCATCCTGACAACAGCAACACTTACTGTTTTTACCTTGCTTGGTGTGATAAAATATTTCCCGGGGAAATCTGCCAAAATCATCGATCCCCGGGTACTTGACGATCATTTTGTAATACTTATTGAAAAGCCTGCTGATCCCGAGAAAATTAAGTCGGTGCTGAAATCAGCCGGCGCCAAGGAAATCAGGGAAGAATAA
- a CDS encoding cytochrome d ubiquinol oxidase subunit II, with amino-acid sequence MFETLSHFALQQYWWVIVSLLASLLVFLFFVQGGQTLIFTLGKNEIERKMLVNSLGRKWEFTFTTLVTFGGAFFASFPLFYSTSFGGAYWVWMIILFAFVIQAVAYEFRTKPGNFLGQRTYEAFLIINGALGTILIGAAVGTFFTGSAFSVNKLNLTNIFEGGSTTISAWEGPAYGLEAALNIQNLSLGLAVFFLARILGILYFMNSIHNDNIFKRSKKHLLINAVPFLVFFLLFVGLLLTSAGFAVIPNPVRDPMLWKIELEPFKYLNNFLQMPLVLVLFLLGVVLVLWGIIGSLFKDSTKGIWFAGTGTVLTVFSLLMVAGLNNTAFYPSTFDLQSSLTIMNSSSSKFTLTAMSYVSLMVPFVLAYIIYAWRSLNHRKIDAAEMESGDHAY; translated from the coding sequence ATGTTTGAAACATTATCACACTTCGCATTACAGCAATACTGGTGGGTGATCGTTTCACTCCTTGCCAGTCTTCTGGTTTTTCTATTCTTTGTGCAGGGGGGCCAGACGCTGATTTTTACGCTTGGTAAAAATGAAATTGAGCGCAAAATGCTCGTCAACTCTCTCGGTCGTAAATGGGAATTTACTTTTACAACACTAGTCACATTTGGAGGTGCTTTCTTTGCCTCCTTCCCACTTTTTTACAGCACCAGTTTTGGAGGTGCTTACTGGGTTTGGATGATCATTTTGTTTGCTTTTGTCATTCAGGCTGTGGCTTATGAGTTTCGCACAAAGCCGGGGAACTTTTTGGGGCAGAGGACTTATGAGGCTTTTCTCATCATCAATGGCGCACTGGGCACAATACTGATTGGCGCTGCTGTCGGAACCTTCTTTACCGGCTCGGCTTTTTCGGTGAATAAACTCAACCTCACAAACATTTTTGAAGGAGGATCTACCACAATTTCTGCATGGGAAGGACCAGCTTACGGATTGGAAGCGGCGTTGAATATCCAAAATCTGTCGCTGGGACTTGCTGTATTTTTCCTGGCAAGGATTCTGGGCATCCTTTATTTCATGAACAGCATTCATAACGACAACATCTTCAAACGCTCTAAAAAACACCTTTTAATAAATGCGGTTCCATTCCTGGTTTTTTTCCTGCTGTTTGTCGGATTGCTGCTTACGAGTGCCGGTTTTGCAGTAATTCCAAATCCTGTTCGCGATCCGATGTTGTGGAAAATTGAACTGGAACCTTTCAAATACCTTAACAATTTCCTCCAAATGCCGCTGGTTCTGGTCTTGTTTTTATTGGGCGTTGTGCTGGTGCTCTGGGGAATTATCGGATCCTTGTTTAAAGATTCGACCAAAGGTATATGGTTTGCCGGCACAGGAACCGTTCTTACGGTATTTTCGCTGCTGATGGTGGCAGGGCTGAATAACACGGCTTTTTATCCTTCAACATTCGACCTGCAGAGCTCACTCACGATAATGAACAGTTCGTCGAGCAAATTTACCCTCACCGCCATGAGCTACGTTTCGCTGATGGTGCCATTTGTACTGGCCTATATTATCTATGCCTGGCGCTCGCTCAACCACCGGAAAATTGATGCTGCCGAAATGGAATCCGGCGATCACGCTTATTAA
- a CDS encoding heavy-metal-associated domain-containing protein, giving the protein MKKQLLINLLIIAVVAVMTACGGSVKNDLKGADPDAGKVAMEKNLQSVELAVGGMTCTGCEVAIVGAVSKIKGVKLVDAFHLEGLAAITFDTTVTDLDQIRVAIEESGYTTGDVEVIEPNN; this is encoded by the coding sequence ATGAAAAAACAACTTCTTATCAATCTGCTAATTATAGCGGTTGTGGCTGTTATGACAGCCTGTGGCGGATCGGTAAAAAACGATCTGAAAGGAGCCGATCCGGATGCTGGTAAAGTGGCTATGGAGAAAAACCTTCAATCTGTCGAACTTGCGGTTGGCGGAATGACATGCACCGGATGCGAAGTGGCAATTGTTGGCGCTGTAAGCAAAATTAAAGGGGTTAAACTCGTGGATGCCTTTCATCTTGAAGGTCTTGCAGCAATTACCTTCGATACAACTGTTACAGACCTGGATCAAATCCGAGTTGCCATCGAGGAAAGTGGCTACACCACCGGAGATGTTGAAGTTATAGAACCAAATAATTAA
- a CDS encoding DUF4492 domain-containing protein: protein MSATTNIISKVFHFYTDGFKSMPNWGRQLWWIILLKLFIMFAIFRLFFFPNYLKSNFDTDTDRSQHVIEQLTDPNNSK from the coding sequence ATGTCCGCTACCACTAACATCATATCAAAGGTATTTCATTTCTATACCGATGGATTTAAATCTATGCCAAACTGGGGTAGGCAACTGTGGTGGATCATCCTGCTTAAGCTTTTCATCATGTTCGCTATCTTCCGGCTTTTCTTTTTCCCAAATTACCTTAAAAGCAATTTCGACACAGATACTGACCGCAGTCAGCATGTGATCGAACAATTAACTGATCCAAACAATTCAAAATAA
- a CDS encoding Fe-S-cluster-containing hydrogenase: protein MEEKKYWKSLDESGAIAEQPTSIKDDHKSDLLELLSGNHLDKKSASRRDFLKWCGISFASATIVTACENPVKKAIPYIVQPEELIPGKATWYASSYLYGNEYCSILVKTRDGRPIKIEGNELSSISQGGTSARVQASVLSLYDDGARYKHPTDHEYELAWETADSEILEKLNQFQVNGRRMALVTPTLLSPATRQVIKDFQAKFPMLEVVTWDAVSYGAIRKAHQQTHNLSVLPDYRFDKADIIVSFSADFLGTWLAPSVFANRYSKTRKLNQDNPAMSHHVQFEANYSISGANADERIPVKPADELKILMALYNELEPGSINAPSVDFYDIKPLALKLKANRGKCIVISGQNNREVQVLVNAINQKLDSYGNTIDLSHAIQAGDDDEKGFEVLVGNMINGDVDAVMFYQVNPLYTYHDQAKLKEALTKAKLSISFASAKDETAEACNYIIPDNHYLESWNDAEFLTNHYSLAQPAISKIFDTRQFQDTLLKWSGSEQDFYSYLKKYWETNLFPKQTRFADFTTFWQHSLQSGVFEQALAEESFPEFDFSSVQQAATTLQRHISKSNNLEFNLIQNIAIGDGHDANNPWLQEVPDPLTSVTWDNFAAVSPALAKEKDLKTGDIIQINDVIELPVLVQPGQAAGCISFALGYGRTKAGKAGENIGKNAYPMTSWDGEHRQLTGTVTDLKKTGKGHQFALTQMHFNMEGRGIVRESTLAKYKEKPYAGNELKKYHDKHKSTLYPVTEFEGHHWALLIDLNACTGCSTCVVACQSENNVPVVGKDEVRRRRIMHWMRIDRYYDGESDNPNVVFQPVMCQHCDHAPCENVCPVAATNHSSEGLNQMAYNRCIGTKYCINNCPYKVRRFNWFRYAQNDKFDFNMNSDLGRMVLNPDVTVRERGVVEKCSFCVQRIQEAKLKAKNERRPFKDGDVTPACAQSCPSKALVFGDLNDPESRVAKMVKDPRNYQILEEWHTLPSVNYLTKIRNKQV, encoded by the coding sequence ATGGAAGAAAAAAAATACTGGAAAAGTTTAGATGAATCGGGAGCGATTGCTGAGCAACCAACGAGCATAAAAGATGATCATAAATCAGACTTACTCGAGTTGCTGTCTGGTAATCACCTGGACAAAAAATCAGCATCACGGCGAGATTTTCTGAAATGGTGCGGCATCAGTTTCGCATCAGCTACCATAGTCACAGCCTGCGAAAATCCCGTTAAAAAAGCCATACCTTATATTGTACAACCAGAAGAACTCATCCCCGGAAAAGCTACATGGTACGCATCCTCCTATTTATACGGAAACGAGTACTGCAGCATTTTAGTAAAAACCCGGGATGGACGCCCGATCAAAATTGAAGGAAACGAACTTTCCTCCATTTCCCAGGGCGGAACCAGCGCCAGGGTTCAGGCCTCAGTTCTCAGCCTTTACGACGATGGTGCACGGTACAAACACCCAACCGATCATGAGTACGAATTAGCCTGGGAAACAGCCGATTCAGAAATACTGGAAAAATTAAATCAGTTCCAGGTGAATGGCAGGCGAATGGCTTTGGTTACACCCACTTTACTAAGCCCGGCGACCAGGCAGGTGATCAAGGACTTCCAGGCTAAGTTCCCAATGCTTGAAGTAGTTACATGGGATGCAGTGTCTTACGGCGCCATTCGTAAAGCCCATCAACAAACCCACAACCTCAGTGTACTTCCAGACTATCGTTTCGACAAGGCAGATATTATTGTCAGCTTCAGCGCTGACTTTCTTGGCACCTGGCTTGCTCCTTCGGTTTTCGCAAATCGCTACAGCAAAACCCGAAAACTTAACCAGGACAATCCGGCCATGTCGCACCACGTGCAGTTTGAAGCCAATTACTCAATTTCTGGAGCCAATGCTGATGAGCGTATTCCTGTAAAACCCGCTGATGAACTCAAAATTCTGATGGCTCTTTACAACGAGTTGGAACCGGGATCTATCAACGCTCCTTCAGTAGATTTTTACGACATCAAACCACTGGCTTTAAAATTGAAAGCAAATCGCGGAAAATGTATTGTTATCTCAGGACAAAACAACCGGGAGGTGCAGGTCTTGGTCAATGCGATCAATCAAAAACTGGATAGTTATGGTAACACCATCGACCTGTCCCATGCCATCCAGGCCGGTGACGACGATGAAAAAGGGTTTGAAGTCTTGGTTGGAAATATGATTAACGGTGATGTAGATGCGGTGATGTTTTATCAGGTCAACCCACTTTACACTTATCACGATCAAGCCAAATTAAAAGAGGCGCTCACAAAAGCTAAACTCAGTATCTCGTTTGCTTCGGCAAAAGATGAAACAGCAGAGGCTTGCAATTATATTATTCCGGATAATCATTACCTTGAATCGTGGAACGACGCTGAATTCCTGACCAATCATTATAGCCTTGCACAACCGGCGATCAGTAAGATATTTGATACCCGACAGTTTCAGGATACCCTTTTAAAATGGTCAGGGAGTGAACAGGATTTTTACAGCTATTTGAAGAAATACTGGGAAACAAACCTATTTCCAAAACAGACCAGGTTTGCTGATTTCACCACATTCTGGCAACATTCACTCCAATCAGGAGTTTTCGAACAGGCACTGGCTGAAGAATCGTTTCCAGAATTTGATTTTAGCAGTGTCCAACAAGCTGCCACAACCCTCCAGCGACACATTTCAAAATCAAACAATCTGGAATTCAACCTGATTCAAAATATTGCCATCGGAGATGGCCATGATGCCAACAACCCATGGCTTCAGGAAGTTCCGGACCCGTTGACCTCCGTGACTTGGGATAATTTTGCCGCTGTTTCACCAGCTTTAGCTAAAGAAAAGGACCTTAAAACCGGCGATATCATTCAAATTAATGATGTGATCGAACTTCCGGTGCTGGTCCAGCCAGGACAGGCAGCAGGATGTATTTCATTTGCATTGGGATATGGCCGGACAAAAGCTGGAAAAGCCGGTGAAAATATCGGTAAAAATGCTTACCCGATGACCTCATGGGACGGAGAGCATCGCCAACTGACAGGTACAGTCACTGATCTGAAAAAAACCGGAAAAGGACATCAGTTTGCCCTTACACAGATGCACTTCAACATGGAAGGACGTGGCATTGTCAGAGAATCCACATTAGCTAAATATAAAGAAAAACCATACGCTGGCAACGAACTGAAGAAATATCACGACAAGCATAAATCGACACTCTATCCGGTGACCGAATTTGAAGGGCACCACTGGGCTTTACTGATCGACCTGAATGCCTGTACCGGCTGCAGCACATGTGTGGTAGCCTGCCAGAGCGAGAATAATGTACCGGTCGTTGGCAAGGATGAAGTGCGCAGAAGACGCATCATGCACTGGATGCGAATTGATCGTTATTACGATGGCGAATCCGATAACCCAAATGTCGTCTTTCAACCGGTGATGTGTCAGCATTGCGACCATGCGCCCTGCGAAAACGTTTGCCCTGTGGCCGCCACCAATCACAGTTCTGAAGGACTAAACCAGATGGCTTACAATCGTTGTATCGGAACAAAATACTGTATCAACAACTGCCCCTACAAAGTGCGGCGCTTCAATTGGTTCCGTTATGCCCAGAACGACAAGTTCGATTTTAACATGAACTCAGACCTTGGCCGGATGGTGCTAAACCCGGATGTAACCGTTAGAGAGCGCGGTGTCGTGGAGAAATGTTCCTTCTGCGTTCAACGGATTCAGGAGGCGAAGTTGAAAGCCAAAAACGAACGCAGGCCATTTAAGGATGGTGATGTCACACCAGCCTGTGCTCAGTCGTGTCCATCCAAAGCACTTGTATTTGGTGATCTGAATGATCCTGAAAGCCGCGTAGCAAAAATGGTAAAAGATCCGCGCAATTATCAGATTCTGGAAGAATGGCACACATTGCCATCGGTGAATTACCTCACAAAGATCAGGAATAAGCAAGTATAA
- a CDS encoding cytochrome ubiquinol oxidase subunit I, protein MMGIFDMSLINWSRGQFAMSAMFHWIFVPLTLGLIILVAIMETIYVRTGDEKWKKLTKFWAKLFGINFAIGIATGIILEFQFGTNWSNYSWFVGDIFGAPLAIEGIMAFFMEATFVAVMFFGWNKVSKRFHLISTWLVAVGANLSALWILVANAWMQYPVGTVFNPMTARNEMVDFWAVLFSPVAVNKFLHTVASGYVLAAVFVIGVSSWFLLKNRDVLFAKRSIIIASVFGITTLLFLVWSGDESARQMADKQPMKFAAMEALWEGQTNAPLIAIGLLQKPAPPKTANEYQEKDFAIKIEIPNMLSYMAFLDPNAYIPGVKDLVDGYTNPNTGEVHISYYEKMERGKEAIAALKGYKEALNAEDEEALQIYKAKFEDQVWMQNTFKYFGYGYYDAYTVSGLLPNIPVAFYSFHIMVALSGHFLALFLLMLIFTLKNRIERMRWLHYIAIWTIPLAYIATQLGWIVAEMGRQPWVIQDLMPTLSAVSRIDSGSVQLTFWLFAITFTILLIAEIRILVKQINKGITGGN, encoded by the coding sequence ATTATGGGAATTTTTGACATGTCTTTAATTAACTGGTCGCGGGGCCAGTTTGCGATGTCAGCCATGTTTCACTGGATTTTTGTCCCTCTGACGTTGGGTTTAATCATTTTGGTTGCCATAATGGAGACCATTTACGTTCGTACAGGTGATGAAAAATGGAAAAAGCTGACCAAGTTCTGGGCAAAGTTGTTCGGAATTAATTTTGCCATCGGGATTGCCACCGGAATCATTCTTGAGTTTCAGTTCGGCACCAACTGGTCCAACTATTCGTGGTTTGTTGGCGATATCTTCGGAGCGCCTTTGGCTATCGAGGGCATCATGGCTTTCTTCATGGAAGCCACTTTTGTGGCTGTCATGTTTTTTGGCTGGAACAAGGTGAGTAAGCGTTTTCACCTGATATCAACATGGCTCGTGGCTGTTGGGGCTAACCTTTCAGCACTTTGGATTCTGGTGGCCAACGCCTGGATGCAATATCCGGTAGGTACTGTTTTTAATCCAATGACAGCGCGCAACGAGATGGTTGATTTCTGGGCTGTCCTCTTTTCACCGGTTGCTGTGAACAAGTTTCTGCACACAGTGGCTTCCGGTTATGTGCTTGCAGCTGTTTTTGTTATCGGTGTTTCTTCATGGTTTTTGCTGAAAAACCGTGATGTCCTTTTTGCCAAAAGAAGCATTATCATTGCTTCTGTATTCGGGATTACTACTTTATTGTTCCTGGTTTGGTCGGGAGATGAATCGGCCAGACAAATGGCTGACAAACAACCCATGAAATTTGCCGCTATGGAAGCGCTTTGGGAAGGTCAGACCAACGCACCGTTGATTGCCATTGGACTACTTCAAAAACCTGCACCCCCAAAAACTGCCAACGAATACCAGGAAAAAGATTTCGCCATCAAAATTGAAATCCCTAATATGTTATCCTACATGGCCTTCCTCGATCCAAATGCATACATACCCGGAGTGAAAGACCTGGTAGATGGCTACACCAATCCCAACACCGGTGAAGTTCATATTTCTTATTACGAGAAAATGGAGCGGGGAAAAGAGGCTATCGCTGCATTAAAAGGCTACAAAGAGGCGCTTAATGCTGAGGATGAAGAAGCGTTGCAGATTTACAAAGCAAAGTTTGAAGATCAGGTCTGGATGCAGAACACCTTTAAATATTTTGGATACGGGTATTACGATGCCTACACGGTGTCTGGGCTGCTTCCCAACATTCCGGTAGCGTTTTATTCCTTCCACATTATGGTGGCTTTGTCAGGACATTTTTTGGCATTATTCCTTTTAATGCTGATTTTTACATTGAAAAACCGAATAGAGCGGATGCGCTGGCTGCATTATATCGCCATTTGGACGATTCCTTTGGCATATATCGCAACCCAGTTGGGTTGGATTGTCGCCGAAATGGGGCGCCAACCATGGGTAATCCAGGATTTGATGCCCACGCTTTCGGCAGTCTCGCGGATTGATTCAGGCAGCGTGCAATTGACATTCTGGTTGTTTGCAATCACCTTTACCATTCTGCTCATTGCAGAAATCCGAATTTTAGTGAAACAGATTAATAAAGGTATAACAGGAGGAAATTAA
- the nrfD gene encoding polysulfide reductase NrfD, whose product MFANELKIPLVKGKKSYGQISDELLANVERKPAKWWFVAMAIGTLMLMYGGWAVYMTVGVGLGTWGLNNSVGWGWDIINFVWWIGIGHAGTAFTIFFLVFRQKWAGAINRAAEAMTVFAVMCAGLFPVLHLGRPWLVFFIFPYPNTRLLWTNFNSPLFWDVLAISTYLLLSLTLWYFGMIPDLASIRDRTTNKVKKVVYGIFSMGWNGSMRVYNRYETVMKILGGLAAPLVISVHTIVALDFAVSVLPGWHATILPPYFFVGAIFSGFAMVLTIMILIRKVFNLTDFVTAKHLDNIAHVLKYGSLIIGLAYITELFTAWYSGVEYELHTFFNARVTGTYSVAFWMMFLFNAVFPQLFWFKKARQNLIVLFIISIFINIGMWFERFIIIVSSLAQDFLPSSWTSYHPTLVDIGIYVGTFGLFFCGMLLFVRYIPIVAVNETKPVAKSEQRKLQQSE is encoded by the coding sequence ATGTTTGCAAACGAATTGAAAATTCCCCTGGTAAAGGGTAAAAAAAGCTATGGTCAGATTTCGGACGAATTGCTGGCCAACGTGGAAAGAAAACCGGCAAAGTGGTGGTTTGTCGCCATGGCAATCGGAACGCTGATGCTGATGTACGGTGGTTGGGCTGTTTACATGACTGTTGGAGTCGGGCTTGGGACATGGGGGCTGAACAACAGCGTCGGATGGGGATGGGACATCATCAATTTTGTATGGTGGATCGGTATTGGGCACGCCGGAACAGCCTTCACTATTTTCTTCCTGGTTTTCAGGCAAAAATGGGCAGGCGCCATCAACCGGGCAGCTGAGGCAATGACGGTGTTTGCGGTGATGTGTGCCGGACTTTTTCCGGTGCTTCACCTCGGTCGTCCCTGGCTGGTGTTCTTCATTTTCCCTTACCCAAATACCAGGTTGCTCTGGACAAACTTCAACTCTCCACTGTTTTGGGACGTGCTGGCCATCTCCACTTATTTGTTGCTGTCATTGACACTTTGGTATTTCGGAATGATTCCGGATTTAGCCTCTATCCGCGACCGCACAACCAACAAAGTGAAAAAAGTGGTTTATGGCATCTTCAGCATGGGGTGGAATGGCTCCATGAGGGTTTATAACCGTTACGAAACTGTTATGAAAATCCTCGGCGGCCTTGCTGCACCACTTGTAATTTCTGTGCATACCATTGTTGCTCTGGACTTTGCCGTTTCGGTACTTCCGGGCTGGCATGCAACAATCCTCCCACCCTACTTCTTCGTCGGTGCAATTTTTTCGGGTTTTGCCATGGTACTAACTATAATGATCCTGATAAGAAAAGTATTCAACCTTACCGACTTTGTAACTGCTAAACACCTTGATAACATAGCACATGTATTAAAATACGGCAGTTTGATTATTGGCCTGGCATACATCACCGAATTATTCACCGCCTGGTATTCAGGCGTTGAATATGAACTCCATACATTCTTTAACGCAAGGGTCACAGGAACCTATTCGGTAGCTTTCTGGATGATGTTTCTGTTTAACGCAGTTTTTCCGCAACTTTTCTGGTTTAAAAAAGCGAGACAGAACCTCATCGTTCTATTTATCATTTCGATTTTCATCAATATTGGCATGTGGTTCGAACGTTTCATCATCATCGTTTCATCCCTCGCTCAGGATTTTCTGCCATCCAGTTGGACAAGCTATCATCCAACTTTAGTTGATATAGGAATTTATGTTGGCACTTTCGGGTTGTTCTTCTGCGGAATGTTACTGTTTGTCAGGTACATTCCCATAGTTGCGGTAAATGAAACAAAACCCGTTGCTAAGTCTGAACAACGCAAACTTCAACAAAGCGAATAG